GCAGGCGGATGATCAACTTGTTGCTGATCTGCAAGCGCTGTTCGGGGGCGAAGATATAGTGGGACGGCTCCTTGAAGTGGATGACGATCTGCGACAGCTTTTGCGGCATGCGTTTGCCGGTACGCAGGTAGAACGGCACCCCGGCCCAACGCCAGTTACGGATATCGGCACGCAGGGCGACGAAGGTCTCGGTGTCGCTCTGGGTGTTTGAGTTCTCTTCTTCCAGGTAGCCCGGCACGGCTTTACCGGCGCTGTAGCCGGCAATGTACTGGCCGCGCACTACCTGGGTGGTCAGGCCTTCCGGGCTGATCGGCGCCAGGGCCTTGAGCACCTTGACCTTCTCGTCACGGATGCTGTCGGCGGACAGATCGGCCGGCGGGTCCATCGCGATCAGGCACAGCAACTGCAACAAGTGGTTCTGGATCATGTCGCGCAGTTGGCCAGCCTTGTCGAAATAGCCCCAACGGCCCTCAATGCCCACCTGCTCGGCCACGGTGATTTCCACGTGGGAAATGTAGTGCTGGTTCCATTGGGTTTCGAACAGGCTGTTGGCGAACCGCAACGCAATGAGGTTCTGGACGGTCTCTTTGCCCAGGTAGTGGTCGATGCGGTAAGTGCGGTTTTCCGGGAAAAACTGCGCAACGGCGTCGTTGACCTTGCGCGAGGATTCCAGGTCCGAACCAATCGGCTTTTCCAGCACGACGCGGGTGTTTTCCGCCAGGCCGACCTTGGACAGGTTTTCACAGATCGCGCCATACACGGCGGCCGGGGTGGCGAAGTAGGCGATGAGGCGCTGCTCGCTACCGACTTTTTCGGCAAGGCCGACATAGTCGTCAGCCTTCATGAAGTCGACATGCACATACGCCAGGCGCGCGAGGAAACGCTGGGCCACGGCTTCGTCGAGTTCCTTGCCGACGTATTTGCGCAGTTCTTTTTCGATATGGGCCAGGTGTTGCTGCTCGGACCCGGCTTCGCGGGCCAGCGCCAGGATGCGCGTGTCTTCGTGCAGGAGGCCGGCGCCATCAAGCTGATAGAGGGCAGGAAATAACTTGCGCAGCGCCAGATCACCCAAGGCGCCAAACAGGGCAAAGGTGCAGGGTTCTACGGTTATCGAAGGCATGATGTTTGTTCTTTTATCAAGTTAAGCTACAAATACCTTTTTTCAAGGCATCACTCAAGGAAAAATGTAGTAATAACCACAACATTTTCCGCAAAAACGCATTGCGAGTGGTGGTGTTCAGCTACCCTCAGTAGGATAGGCCACCGCGAAACGCCACTCATCGATTGGTTACCGCCTTTTTATTTGCATCGTCGCCCGAAGGAAAGACTGAATGGACCGCGTGCGAAATCTTCTGGAACAGATCCGGAACCGCCTCGAAGAATTGAACAAGGCCGAACGCAAGGTCGCCGAAGTGATCCTGCTCAACCCGCAGCAGGCCACCCGCTTCTCGATCGCTGCCCTCGCCCAAGCCGCCTCGGTCAGTGAACCGACGGTCAACCGTTTCTGCCGTTCGTTCGGTGTCAGCGGTTACCCTGAACTTAAATTGCAGTTGGCGCAAAGTCTGGCCAGTGGCGCAGCGTATGTCAGCCGCGCCGTGGAAGCCGATGATAACCCTGAGGCCTACACGCAGAAGATCTTTGGCAGCGCCATTGCGTCGCTGGACAGCGCCTGCCAGGCCCTGGACCCTGCGCTGATCAGCAAGGCCGTGGATCTGTTGATCCAGGCGCGGCAGATCCACTTCTTCGGCCTGGGTGCCTCGGCCCCGGTGGCCATGGAC
This region of Pseudomonas sp. MUP55 genomic DNA includes:
- the zwf gene encoding glucose-6-phosphate dehydrogenase produces the protein MPSITVEPCTFALFGALGDLALRKLFPALYQLDGAGLLHEDTRILALAREAGSEQQHLAHIEKELRKYVGKELDEAVAQRFLARLAYVHVDFMKADDYVGLAEKVGSEQRLIAYFATPAAVYGAICENLSKVGLAENTRVVLEKPIGSDLESSRKVNDAVAQFFPENRTYRIDHYLGKETVQNLIALRFANSLFETQWNQHYISHVEITVAEQVGIEGRWGYFDKAGQLRDMIQNHLLQLLCLIAMDPPADLSADSIRDEKVKVLKALAPISPEGLTTQVVRGQYIAGYSAGKAVPGYLEEENSNTQSDTETFVALRADIRNWRWAGVPFYLRTGKRMPQKLSQIVIHFKEPSHYIFAPEQRLQISNKLIIRLQPDEGISLRVMTKEQGLDKGMQLRSGPLQLNFSDTYRSARIPDAYERLLLEVMRGNQNLFVRKDEIEAAWKWCDQLIAGWKKSGDAPKPYAAGSWGPMSSIALITRDGRSWYGDI
- a CDS encoding MurR/RpiR family transcriptional regulator gives rise to the protein MRNLLEQIRNRLEELNKAERKVAEVILLNPQQATRFSIAALAQAASVSEPTVNRFCRSFGVSGYPELKLQLAQSLASGAAYVSRAVEADDNPEAYTQKIFGSAIASLDSACQALDPALISKAVDLLIQARQIHFFGLGASAPVAMDALHKFFRFNLAVTAHADVLMQRMIASVAHTGELFVIISYTGRTRELVEVARIARENGASVLGVTAENSPLAKASTVSLNIPLPEDTDIYMPMTSRIIQLTVLDVLATGMTLRRGVDFQPHLRKIKESLNDSRYPVGDEFN